A segment of the Daphnia pulex isolate KAP4 chromosome 10, ASM2113471v1 genome:
ctctccttttatacgactttttctaaCCCCAATTTACCTCTCAACTCAAGCCTTTCAGCAATTCTAcatttttgataatgatgaaacacgtcccgttcttgcccaacctctacaccactacatGGCACATTTTACGGAATAATCTCCGTCACCTTCAAATTAGCAATTGACATTGGAGAAATGTAATgagaatgattgaaaaaatgaagtaacatgaaaaaaataaaaaggccttCCACACGGTCAGATGCAAGTTAAGTGTCAACAACGCTTCATTGGTTATTCTACTCAAGTGATTTCTAGCAGAAAATAAGCTTCAGCCTGGCAACTCATGAGCCGCACACATTTAACTATACCAACAAATCTCAACACAAAACCCCACGTGTTATGTAGAACTTCTTTAAAATAAGTCAAAAGCACTTTTATCCCTTTATCAAAATATTGTCTCTACCCTGACTActtcacataaaaaaaaataaacaaaaaaaaaaaaaatattccagacGTTAATCTTGTAGAAGAGACACAAGAGGAATAAAGCAAGACCCGTTGGGCCCATACCTGTTTCCATTTCTGGCTTCACCATtatgtagtaaactggagaagcgtaggttgTGATGTAACATTGTAACagccttgatggtgtagtaactcggggcagtgGAATATTTCGCAGCTTCGGTGCAGAAAGTCGGAGCAGCCTAAGTAGTAGCTCGGGTGCCTCGGTGgcgtagtactttggagccttgatggtgtagatggggcagcgtaggttgtactGTAAAACCCCGGGGCATGGGTGGTGTAGTCAACAGGAGCCTCTGTTCGATAGTTGCTTGGAGCAGAGAAATACTTGGGTTTCTCGGTGTAGCAGGGTAGCTGGGGCAGCAAACGTGGTTATGTAATATTCGGCCTTGCCGGtgcagtacttgggggcttcggtgtagcatCTAGGTGTAACGTAGGTTGTTACTAAGAAGCAGCCGCTGTGCAGTAATGACGGCTGCCTCAGATGTGGTTGTGTAGCTCAGGGCGGCGTAGTGAactggggcagcgtaggttgtggtgcaGTACTCCGGtcccttggtggtgtaagctggggcagcgtAGATTGCAGTGTAATACTCTGGGGctttgatggtgtagtacttgggagcctcagtgtagtactcaggcgcTTTGGTGAAGTAACTCGGGGCCACCGtatccaggagacatcggtacactcgtggtcgacccaacagcagcacaacgccataattaactgtacaataaacaatttaaaaattaatttcaattatagcTCATCATATCAACTAGGAATGACATAGAATTGTTTCAtgactcaaaataaaaatgaatatttacccatgattacgAACTGATTACACAGTGAAGAATCAATTGATGATCAATAGTGCCCTGCAGTTGCTATTGCAGTGTCGGAGATgatcactcgactgatttctttggccttttttctcctttaatACGAcagacaataaacaatttgaatattaaatatattcaataaatggcatattaacaattgaaaagaaaaaaaacaataaaaatcggCACAAATAGTTAAAAGGATATTTACTTATTGcgtaatgattttaaaatgaaaaatgcatttaGTGACGAATAGGACACAGCAGTTGCCGGGTCGGAGATTCTCACTCAACTGATTTCAaacgccttttctctctccttttatacgattttttttctacccctaacctcttaagccttgcggctattgtacctgcttgataatggtgcaacacttcccgttctcacccaacctctaacTCCACATGACAAGTTTAACGTAATGgtatctccgtgaccttcgaaattgaagaaaatgcaaacttgcctttccttctttaggttgacgttgctggggatgggtctacaacaagcaatatcaaaatgaataccaaatggctgagccttgcggctattgaatacctgcttgataatgatgcaacacgtccaattctcacccaacctctacaccaccgcattgacagtttaaCGTAATATTCCccgcgaccttcaagcgtgaaggacatgcaaactggccgacCCGTCTGCAGGTTAAACGctacaatggtaattgaaaaaataattaataaacactgcatcagttggaacatgttgaaaatatacagtacctCCGCACACAAAGGATCGACATAGCCGTGGGTACCTACCACGGCTGTCATGAAACTGGCTGCTAGGCCAAGGCGGGAGCCACTTTCGTTAAGATCCAAATGAAGACGTTAAATCGTCCAAAACAGCTCGCACGACTCTTCCTTCGTCATCCCGTTGCAGTAAAACATTGGCGGATTTCACGTCACGGTGGACCATAACTGAACCGCCCGGCTTCTGCTGAGTGGAATGCAGTAGATGGAGAGTTTCGCGGTGAGATGGCGAGCGGTCAGCATCATTTGATTCAcgtctaatttgaatttgctattttttgcTAGGCCGCCGAAAAGTCAGTCGAAAAGAGTCCCTCCGTTGGCGAATTCAAAGATAAGCGAGACTCTAATCGATGCTTCACCATCACTCGATTCGTTTTCCATGCGAAGATCTAGCAGTCCAATAATATTACGGTGCTGAACAGCTGAAAGGGCTTCAACCTCTCGTTGAATCATCTTGGCGAACGATCGAGCCTCGACGACTGTGCTGCAACGCCGAGGAGAGCGGATTTCTTTGACGGCTGCTTGACATCCATGCCAAGTTTCTTTGAAGACTTGACCGAATTCTTCACGCCCAATCGACTCATGATAGTTGTCGGTTATCTTTCCAATGCGACGACGGTCGACAACGACAGCTCCGGTTGAGGGATCACATTGCTCAATTGGACTTGCAGAAGATCAATTTCATTCAGAATTTTAGAAGAGACACAAGATGAGGTAGAATGATTCTTTTCAGGAACACACAAAGTTCGGCGAAGTTCGGCTTCTTGCTCCAGTGAAAAATAGCTGCAGATATCGATTTGTCGTTGACGCTCTGCTGGCTCTTAATTCCACTGGGAGGAACAGCCTGTTTGGCTTTGGCTTCCTCCAAACTAATCTACAATTtctgaatcttcttctgtaGTTTCAGCATCCGCTTTTGATCTTCCAACTGAGAAActctttcttttgaatccAAACGTTCCACTGGCTACAGTTGATTGATTTGTGAAGGCAGTGAAATGGGAACTGGCACATAAAATAGGTGATGCATAGATATTGGAATAGTTTGTGATTGTTGATGATGTGGCCGAATATCCCGATGGAACATATTGGcgttctaaaagaaaaattaaatgttatgaaTCATAACAGAACTATGTACCAAGAGCAGTAAacgagaaatgaatgaaatattttcaaaattaagaaGGAATAATGTTTTTATCCGTTTTCGATCAAGTTAAATTATCATTTATAGGATAGATTGAAAACTAGGCagttaaatatagaaaaagaatacgaAAATGTTCACCAAGCGAAAATTCCAGTTCGTTCACCGTTACATTCCCTCAATTACATTACACTATTAAATGAATGGAAAATTGAGTTGTCTTAATTCCAAATTATTAAATGCAGCTGGGgcacaaaattaaattaaccaTACTATTTGAGTTAGCTATACAATTATAACAAATAAGTTGTAATTTCTTTACAAGAGCATCTGGTTGCCCACTTGCGTTTACAAACAGACGGGGAACGAGCGATCAGGCTATCCCTTTTAGTGTGGTGCGAGCTAAGATTTCTCTTTAGACATGGGAACAAACCCCAAAACAATCCATCCAGCAAGTCAGCAACGAGTGGAAaagcaggttttttttttgtttgtttttctttttgttttgttttttttcccagaaAGATTTATACCTATTTAAGTATTTATACTATACCATCTTAAACATCACATGGATTAAATATCACTCGGCTGGCAAAGCATCCATCAAAAGGCGGCAAAAGTCCTACAATAACACAACAAGCAGAGTTGTGTGTTGTATTCGGCGTCTCCATCTAAAGATCGTACGGGGACGCTGGCGAACTTGTTAAGGTGTTTCTGGATGCGGGGAGTCTCCTTGAAGAgcatttcttaaaaaagagtAAGAAAATTAAGATTTGATAACAGTACAAGATAATTGGTTTATCAACTCTCACTTGATGAGGACTATAGAAGAGACCATGGCGTTGCGGCAACTCAACTGATGGCTTCCCAGCTTCTCTGGAGGTCACAGACTTCGTGTTCTTCTGTCTGgtgtcagaaaataaaatgcattCTTTAGCAAATGATAATGCGTACAATAATGAATTCACTTTTACACTGTACTTGAAGTCCCACATTTCTTTTGGGTAAGTGATATTGTGGAACCAATTTAACATGAGCCCGAGAactacaaataaaacaaaagttttcttgtGGCACAACGGCACTCACTCCTTTTCAACATTAAGAGATTGAATATCCATTTCTCCAGTGCAGGAGAAACAATCCATCGATCCTCACTTTCTGGGAGTACTGAAATGTTTTacacattttcttgaattgaATATATTGTTCCGTCACGCGTAAGCCAGAGACCATCACCCACATCCATGAAAAACACAAGTTTACAATTGGTCAATTGTGACACAGAAGGAAACTTACTACTTCCTATGAACGGAGTTATATTGCAAATTCCCAGTAACATTGAATATCTATTGAATATTATGAAAGGTTTATACCTCGTTACAGGTAACCTACTACCGACGTGAATGACTGTAATGTGAATTTTAGCAGAGTGCAGACGAACTGGCTTGAAAACTGGAAAGCGGTGCTGCCAGTTAATAAATCTCATCGGCAAGAGCGAAGACAGTAATTAAATCAGGTTGAATTGAATctgtaagaaaataataacgatGGCATACCCATGGGTCAGGTAGTTCACTCTAAAATTATTGTTAAAAGTAAAacataattcttcttcttaattcAGTTTGGCTGAATAGTCAACAACTCCATCCTTGGAGCAGACCGAGCCAGATAAAAAGTTTTATCAgactgtaaatttttttgtaaacccaATTTCTATCCGCGAATTCAACAGCCAACTTTGGATTGCTTAACTAattgtatttgaaaaagaaaagaacatcGATGAATAAAATGGGCGGGAAATGATTTCTCTTCCATTCCGTGTCATTGCTTGAATGCGGACCCAAGAAAATGTGTCTTAATTCTTGGGAGAGATTCCGTTGACAAGGACACCCAAAGCGCCCTTCCAGGAAGCCAAATCGTCAGAGGAGACACCGCTGGCAGACAAAGACTCCATCAGAAGACGGCCAAAGTCCTGAAATAAGACATGCACATGCGTGCATAAGTTAGTTTCGTTGGTAAATAGCAATGAAATGTATGCATATCTCACCTCCCAAGCACTACGGGGAATGCTACGGGCGGCGTGGGTGTAGCGCATGTAGTTGATGTTGCCCAAAAGTTGAAGTTTATCGCCGGTAGCCGAGACGATGGTGTCCAGACGGTCAGCGACCAGGGCGACTTGTTTGTTGTACTCGGCGTCGCCGCTCAAAGATCCCACTGGGACATTGGCGAACTTGGTGAAGTATTTCTGGATGCGGGGAGTCTCCTTGAAGAGCCTTTCATCAAAAAGAgttattaaaaatgataacatTAAATTACAGTATAGGCTAATTTAACGAATTACTTGATCATGATGGAAGAGACCATAGCGTTGCGGCCACTTCTGATGTTTTCCCAGCTCCTCTGGACGTCACGAACTTGGCGGGCAGACAATTTGGTCTGGGGATCAGCCAAATCTTGTGGGTTCCTATCAAGTTAATGCAATCATATTAAATGGGCATCAGTGATGTAATGTAAGAGACAATTTAGAATTACTTCAGGGTCTTGGAGATGCCGGCAACCAAAGCGGTAAGTCCGTTCTTCCAGGCGCTCTTGGCCTCAGCGTTGAAGGAGCTGCCCAACTCTTCAGCGAGGACTTCCTCGAGGACGGCACCGAATTGCTAAAACATTTCGGGTTAAATTCTAGTTCAATTTGTCTTGATTGGAAAACAGTTTTTGATTAAACAAACCTCGAACATGATGGGAGTAGCACCACGGGGCTTGTGGGCTCCACCGAGAGCATTGAGTTGGCTGGCCATCAGCTCCTGGCTGGACAGGGACTGGATGGCGACGTTCAAACCGGCCAAAATGGTGTAGGCCTGGGCCAAGAAGTTTCCGTTGGTCAACAGTTCGTTTTGGGGAACGCTGGCGAACTTGCTGAACATCTTCTGGTATTCGGGGTGAGCCTTGATGAAGCGGAAGAGAATCTGAGGAGGAACATCGCCGTCTCTCCTGGCCTGGTCCCAGGTCTTGCGGATGACACTGCGGTCATGAGAGCTCAACGAGAGTCCACCCTCGCTGTCATCATCGGCCGAGACGGTGGTGACGGAAGTGGTGACGGTGGTCGTCGTGGTTGCAGActgcaaaatatttcaaactaaTGAACATCAATTAATTGTATAAACGAGTGAATTGGACTTACCACATAAACGCTGGCGAAAGCGATCACGCCGAAGAGAAGGGCTAGTTTGAAAGCCATTGCTGCGAGTTAAGAAGAGTTTAGCTCTGGAAGTATCAGTCAGCTAAGTGATGTCTTCTCTAACATTCCCAGTTGCCTTTTATAGTCACAGACTCTCggctgggagagagagagagatggcagACAGTTGTAATGGCTCACGTGATGATCTGCATGCGCAAATGAGTGAATGTGAGTGGCTAGACTTTGACATCTGAACCGTTCAACTATcgggttatttatttttactctaTGCATCCCCATATTTTGCCACAGGAGAGGAACTACGTGATGTCCAGCACGTTTGGTTTGTATCTCAGATTGGTGGTTGATAGATTTTTTGGCTAGATTGGCATCCTTTTTCGAATTTCATTATAGGCTACCATTTGGTTTGTTTGGTTGAACTTGATTGCACGTATAATCTCTTGCAGTgttctgaaattgaattaatttttgctttttcattaaaaaaactacgacaaattatttaatagagaagaaaataaaaagttgtggCCTCggataattttgattttgttccaTTTGAGATTTGGCTCGTAATTTTCAGTTGTGTAGGACGTGTAAGACCATATAACAAGGGCAGCTCAGATGATATTCCGATTTTCAAATCGGCAAGGACTACACGTGCAGCGTGTAGAGTGTAGAGTGCAAAAGGCGATCTGCTCCAAGTTCATAAGTCACGTGATTACGTCCTTGCGTGTGTACACAATTCGCTGTATTTTGCTTTCTCTTTAAAAggtttcaagttttttttttttatttttttctttcaaaaatgatttttaatcaACGCGGATAACTTTTAAAACTCGCGACAAACTTTACAATTTTTgagtgaaaataaaacatttgctctaaaaatgaaaaagcgCACGCGCTGCCGAATGTCAAACAGAGTGACTTGGGAATAATTTGGTTTCAGCTAGTTCTGATATGATTTGTTTATCGCGAATCAATACCCGCTGGACTATATGTTACCGACGGAGACCTATTAGGATGGCTTGTTATTTGGTCTTTAATTTCTTAGCTGTGGAAATTCAATAACAACACTATATGCACTATAACATTAAAGCCAATTAATCTCTCTCTATCTTACTTATCTATGACCTCAAAATAAGGGAACTTACCTGGTCATGGCGGGccgaaaaaacaacagaaaaactaaatgaaaaaagaagaaaaaaaaaaaaaacgaatgagCATAGCGGCAGGCAGCCAGACTTTTGGTTAAAATGATTTACACGTAGAACTTTATGTCACATTGATTGAGAACAAGAGATAAGGTAAAGTAGCATATCATGTTGACTGCTTCGATATCCTCTCATTTGCCGATTTAAATCGTTTGTTTTTACAGCAAGTCGGGTGCGCTATATCGCATTGAAGCATGCTCAAAGTTGCGGCGTTCGACAACTATTGTCTCCTTGGATCGGTTACCCGAAGAAGACGATGTCGATAAAAGTGTGGCCGACATATTGAAGGTACATAAAGCGACGACTAGTGGCCGTCTAAATCAAAGTGCATTCGATTTTATGACACATTTGCTATGATTTGAATACATAAATTTGGCTGCTCGGCCGACGAAttcattcagaatttttgCTAAACCAAACCAGCTCCATCTCATCGAATAGTCTAACGTCTTCCAGTCACTGACTCGTTTTGCCTCGACTTGGATTATTCGCACGATAAATTAGTGATTGATATCTATACCTGAAGGcaattgaaatcaaagaatAAACGGTGCGGGCAAAGCAAATGATGGCATTTGAAGGGATTATTTTCCTCCTCTAAATGAAAGGCGCAATCAGCCCAAAATTCGCCCAAATTCGTCAAATGACATCAAGTACCTTTTCTCAACTGAAATTATGGCTTCTAACAATACACAATGAATCCAATTTGTCTGGATATCTTCCAGTCAAATTGTGATGTTTTAGTTAACTAACGTCACGCGGTTAAGGGCTTTATGAGATATCGAAGTGTCTGCTCACCTGTCTTGGAAATGATGGCGTTTAACTTCTCGAAGCAGTTGAAACCAGTAGGCGAAGAGATTGTTGGTTACCGTCTTTATTTCCTTCATCTTATTACGCGCTTCCATACCAGATCACTCGATTACGTGATTACGCGTGAATTGTGTTGCACCGCACCCTCCGAGGCGAAGAAACTTGTTGAACAAACAAGTTTGCCTTATCCAAGTGTTGTTTTCACTACCGCTCTCACCTACACAGTAAACAAAACACAGTTATTCAATTACGTTGTATAGACGAAGAAGTAGGGATCATTATTACGTGACACTTATTCCTATCGTTCCGAGACCATGTGGGAGGTAAACAGGTGCAGGAATGCCGATAGATTTCACCTGTTGGACCAGCCAATTCATCTTGGAAACgcccttttaaaaagaaaagaaaacaagaatgaAAATCCTTGCAGAGTAAAAAGGAATGTGTCACCTGctgacggaaaaagaaaacgaataaagggaaaacagCTCCGCACAGTTTatcctattttctatttaaggAAATTGTCTCGAGTTGTGGTCACATTTGAATAAACGGCCCAATATCTCCAACAcctaagaaaaacaaactgtcaAACGTGAAGAAAGAACCAGCTGATGTtgaacagcacacacacaaacatagACAATATATGAGGTGATACATGCACGACACCTAACAACGCTATTATCGACATGGTATATTATCTTAGAGGTATTTTACCATGCTATCGATTTCACTCCGAGGTGTACTACTAGTCCATTCACTTTGGAAAGTATGGAAACGtccaattttgaataaaaatgagtCAGAAACGCCAAGATCCTTGTGTAAGAATCCAACCCGTTTGAacatcaaaagagaaaaacaaatgcacGGGGGAGAATTCAAGTTTAAAGTTACTGTTCATTTTCTTAATAAACGAGAAGGTGCACAGGTGTAGCCGTAGCGTGCAGGTCCCTCTTGCTCGGAAAATTTTCTAGTTGCACATTGCTTTATCAACgacacaaaatattaaaaaaggaagaatagagatacatttttcctacctttaagcctggaaAATATGCATCCACAAGAAAGgacgtcctcgtgaatacactcACGCACTGGTGTACACAAGGATAGAGGggattaaaagaaattaagaagAATTCgaccgacatcggtagtttctccaaacgggatgctgtttatctaaatttaaaacaaaattgggtCACGAATCAATATTGACAGAAtcaacaaggaagaaaaagttgaaaatgaggcAGTGGATAAGCCCTAATCAGATTGTGAATAAACAGGTTAATAATTTAAGGTTTCCATGTAATATTagtgcaagtcatgcatcattaaCAAATCTAGCAttaaagtaacgaaaatcctTACCCAATCCCAAAGtgatgatgctgagattgAAGCTGATGACTGGTCAAtaccagcaaaagaaaaacttcatATCTTgtggttacgatggctggctcaggcctcaaatctgcacacaGGAAAATGTTACATAGCGCAAACAAAATGCCATCAACAGGGTCACAACAGGGAGCATAATACATGATAAATTCAAGTCAGGAACTAAAATTTCACCAATTTGTAAcaagtttaactcttctatttaagctcccacaatcattctatttgAATTCTTAGCTCTCTTTACCTGCTATGAACAGGATGGAGTGTGTGTTAAGCGATTCTATCAAGAGACGCCGGCAGAGTACAGTTGACACGCCGACCAGGCTTTTGTATTTGTATACGATGTGCTATTTTCCTTGCACCCACGAGTACGTTTCCGTCAAAGTAAACGTCCTGTTTCATTatgcattttaaaacattgtcTTTTTCGCAACTTGCAACAaacaaaagcagacgacactaatattttAATTGGCTATGCTAATAAGGTTGAATCAAAACAATTAAGAATGCCACCTTGCGATGAATCAGTGAACGTTATCATTATCACAACtggattgaaatgcaaatgtAGCACAGCAAGTCagcaagttcctttttttcaaaatagtttggtggccctgaaaagggccgtttgTTTATAAGACGATAGGAAAGGGAAATTTAAGCCTTGGCAGGTTTGTCGGTCTTCTTGGGCAAGAGAACGGCCTGTATGTTGGGCAAAACACCACCCTGGGCAATTGTAACACCGGAGAGAAGTTTGTTCaactcttcgtcgttgcgGATGGCCAATTGCAAGTGACGAGGAATGATACGGGTCTTCTTGTTGTCACGGGCGGCGTTACCGGCCAACTCGAGGACCTCAGCGGCCAAGTACTCCATGACGGCAGCCAAGTAGACGGGGGCACCGGCACCAACGCGTTCAGCGTACGAGCCCTTGCGGAGCATTCGATGGATACGACCGACGGGGAATTGAAGTCCGGCCCTGCTGGAACGGGTCTTTGACTTTCCCTTGACTTTGCCTCCTTTACCACGACCAGACATGTTGAGATGTAGAGTAAGTAAACGTGGTTCCTAAAATCAAGGAACGAATGAtgtataaatttgaaaaatcggGGTTTATATAGTCGCTTGATGTCGGATTcagaataaaattttggtAGCCAACcagaaaatttttacttgCCCCGCCTTTCCTTCTGCTCTCCCCTGATTGTGTTACTAGCTCCGCCCCCGAGTGAACATCTGCTGTTACACGTAAGTCTCTGGAGACGCGAGTTTTGGCTACCATCAGGTAGTAAAGGGGAGCCAAAATCTGTATAAACAAGAAATTCGGACAAGCGGACTTCACTTTCTGAGATTTACTCAAGTCCTAGAATGCCCCCTAAAGTTAGCGGTAAAGCAGCGAAGAAGGCCGGCAAGGCCCAGAAGAACATCGCCAAaggagacaagaagaagaagcgcaagagGAAGGAGAGCTACGCCATTTACATCTACAAAGTGTTGAAGCAGGTCCACCCCGACACTGGCATCTCCTCCAAAGCCATGACCATCATGAACAGCttcgtcaacgacattttcgagCGCATCGCTGGAGAGTCGTCCCGTCTTGCCCATTACAACAAGCGTTCGACCATCACTAGCCGGGAAATCCAGACGGCCGTCCGTCTGCTTTTGCCCGGTGAGTTGGCTAAGCACGCCGTGTCTGAAGGCACCAAGGCAGTGACCAagtacaccagcaccaagtagATTATCtccggttttctctttcaacccaaacggcccttttcagggccaccaaacgtttaaagaaaagaaaaatacttaaCTGCCACACAGCTACCTTTTACTTAAGTGATAAGTTCTACTTTTCGGTAGAAAAATGCAAGCGCATGATCTtataaaatgagagaaaacGTTACCCAGACTTTTACTTTAACGTCAAGTAACTTTCATATTTTGCAAGGGAGATCGTATGATTGAATATAAATGATATCTTAAGTTTGTCGTCCATTGATTGATGGTACGGCGTGGTACTGAATGAATTATAAATGCTGgatgaaatgttgaaattcaTGTTCAAAAAGTCGATCCAAGAAAAACTTCATATCCATTCATTTTCCAGACCAGAGGATATCACTTTACTTTAATTATTCTGCATTGTAATCCCGATggcataaatatttttgtatcgGTTGGcggaaatagaaataaattgaacAATTAAATCATGAAAGATTAAATCACAATAGCTTTTTACAGCATATGCTTTCGTACGAAGTATATTAATACATATTCAAATGTAACAAAGACAAACGGAATTAACTAgatctttcttttaaaaaatggtggccctgaaaagggccgattggtTTGAACGATCGGAGTATGAAAATCAAGATCAGATTTAACCGCCGAAACCGTACAGAGTGCGGCCCTGCCGTTTCAGCGCGTAGACGACGTCCATGGCCGTCACAGTCTTCCTCTTGGCGTGTTCAGTGTAGGTGACGGCGTCACGAATCACGTTTTCAAGGAACACCTTCAACACACCGCGGGTCTCCTCGTAGATGAGACCAGAGATTCGCTTGACACCACCACGACGGGCAAGACGACGGATGGCCGGCTTGGTGATTCCCTGGATGTTGTCACGCAAAACTTTGCGATGACGTTTGGCGCCTCCCTTGCCGagtccttttcctcctttgccGCGACCAGTCATTTCGATTAAAGTTTCTGATGTTTTAGAAAACACagaatgattgaattttttaaaagtacaGAGTTTATATACCCCTCCAGACCCCTCTAACGGAACGCCCATTGGTTGAACCCTCCCCCACGCCATCACACAAACAAAGAGATAAGAGAATTTCCgttatcaattttctttccctcccattttttgAACTAACCAATCCCTAGCCAAAGAACTCACTTAGTTCCTCAACGTCCGTCGACTCCCTACATATACTAACCGCTTTTCTGTATACATTATCCCCAAATTTTAGTCGTTCGACATGGCTCGTACTAAGCAAACTGCTCGCAAATCCACCGGTGGCAAGGCGCCCCGCAAACAGTTGGCCACCAAAGCCGCTCGCAAAAGTGCCCCGGCCACTGGAGGAGTCAAGAAACCCCATCGTTATCGTCCCGGCACCGTCGCCCTTCGTGAGATCCGTCGCTACCAAAAGTCGACCGAGCTTCTGATCCGCAAGTTGCCATTCCAGCGCTTGGTCAGAGAAATCGCCCAGGATTTCAAGACCGACTTGCGTTTCCAGAGCTCGGCCGTC
Coding sequences within it:
- the LOC124205095 gene encoding uncharacterized protein LOC124205095 translates to MAFKLALLFGVIAFASVYVSATTTTTVTTSVTTVSADDDSEGGLSLSSHDRSVIRKTWDQARRDGDVPPQILFRFIKAHPEYQKMFSKFASVPQNELLTNGNFLAQAYTILAGLNVAIQSLSSQELMASQLNALGGAHKPRGATPIMFEQFGAVLEEVLAEELGSSFNAEAKSAWKNGLTALVAGISKTLKNPQDLADPQTKLSARQVRDVQRSWENIRSGRNAMVSSIMIKLFKETPRIQKYFTKFANVPVGSLSGDAEYNKQVALVADRLDTIVSATGDKLQLLGNINYMRYTHAARSIPRSAWEDFGRLLMESLSASGVSSDDLASWKGALGVLVNGISPKN
- the LOC124205357 gene encoding histone H2A — its product is MSGRGKGGKVKGKSKTRSSRAGLQFPVGRIHRMLRKGSYAERVGAGAPVYLAAVMEYLAAEVLELAGNAARDNKKTRIIPRHLQLAIRNDEELNKLLSGVTIAQGGVLPNIQAVLLPKKTDKPAKA
- the LOC124205098 gene encoding histone H2B.3; protein product: MPPKVSGKAAKKAGKAQKNIAKGDKKKKRKRKESYAIYIYKVLKQVHPDTGISSKAMTIMNSFVNDIFERIAGESSRLAHYNKRSTITSREIQTAVRLLLPGELAKHAVSEGTKAVTKYTSTK
- the LOC124205096 gene encoding histone H4 yields the protein MTGRGKGGKGLGKGGAKRHRKVLRDNIQGITKPAIRRLARRGGVKRISGLIYEETRGVLKVFLENVIRDAVTYTEHAKRKTVTAMDVVYALKRQGRTLYGFGG
- the LOC124205097 gene encoding histone H3 gives rise to the protein MARTKQTARKSTGGKAPRKQLATKAARKSAPATGGVKKPHRYRPGTVALREIRRYQKSTELLIRKLPFQRLVREIAQDFKTDLRFQSSAVMALQEASEAYLVGLFEDTNLCAIHAKRVTIMPKDIQLARRIRGERA